The genomic segment CCAGTTAGGAACTATGTGACCTCAGTAGTAGCTGCGCGCACGAACAAGAAACCAAGTTAGCTTGTAAGGCTGCGCGAGTCGGAAAGGCCTTTACGTGCCCTAGAGATGGGGTCTTCCTGGTCTGCCGTTGCCACTGCTGGGCTGGCTGGACTGGGTCCCATGATTGGTTCCTTTGAAGTGAAGGATCGGGTCTCCAGAGGCGGGCGAAGATGAGACTGAGGATGCTCGTTGGAGCTTGCCTTGACTCTCGACTGCTGAGCCATATCCCTCTCCCGATTCTTCTCCAGGAGCTGACCGCCGAGGGTCGCACACTTGAGAATGGTCTGGATCAGGTGGTTCTGCTGCAGAGGCTTCGACAAGTACTCGTCCATCTGTGCCTGGATGCATTTCTCGCGATCACCCATCATGGCGTGGGCCGTCAAAGCAATAATGGGAGTACGATGCGAGCCCAGGCTGCGCTCGTACTCACGAATCTTGCCTGTTGCCTCAAAACCGCCCTGTTGGGAGTGAGATTAGCTTGCTATCAAAGATGGTCAAGTGGTAATAGAAATTCCGGGACTCACCATGATTGGCATCTGAACATCCATGAGAATAACGTCAAACTTCTTCGCCTTGATGGCCTCAACAGCCTCGAGACCGTTGCCAACAACTGTAACCACGTGGTGGTACTTTTCGAGAATCTTAACAGCAAGTCTCTGGTTGACCCGGTTGTCTTCCGCGAGAAGAATCTCGAACGATTTGGTGTTGTCGGCCAGAGACGGGGTCGCGCGGTTCTCGAGAGCAGGAATCATGCCGTTGCCGAGATCCACAGCAGTGCAGGGTGTCGTCATGTATGATGTGATACCCAAGTCCAGGCATGACTTGAGGTTCACGTGAACGACAGGCGCCAGAAGAACGATGGGTAGGTACTTGAAGTCGTCCACGGATCTGAGCCTCCTGGCGGTATCGATGGAGTCGACAATAATGACATCGTACGGCATCGCCTGAGCGTCGCGAACGCTGGTGAGGATGGGGTTCTTCTCCGACTCGACAACAACGGGCTTGAGGCCAATCAAAGACAGCATTGTCTCGATCTGCTCTCCGTAGCCAGATTGCGACTTGTCGACAAAGAGAACCTCGTGACCCTTGTACGGCTTGATTTGCTTCTCGATGATCTCGACGCCGAGATCCGACAAGCGCACTCGACACGTAAAGTGGAACTCACTGCCTTGACCATGTTGGCTCTTAACCCACAAGTCGCCGCCCATGAGCTTAACAAGGCGCTTCGAGATTGACAGTCCGAGACCGGTTCCGCCAAACTTTCTTGTCATTGAGCCGTCGGCCTGTTGGAAAGTGTCGAAAATGAGGTCAAGCTTATCCGCGGCAATGCCAATACCTGTGTCCGTAACGATGAATTCGATAGCGTACTGGTCAGGACCGCATGCCCAAACAACAGGATCGGCCTTCTTAATAGTCAGACTGACTTCGCCGTGTTCCGTGAATTTGATGGCGTTTCCGACCAGGTTCAGAATAATCTGCCTAAGACGGAATGAATCTCCAATGACGTGATCCGGCACGGAGCTGTCGACACGGTAGGTGAGGTCGAGGAACTTCTCGTTTGCCTTGACTGCCAGTGTTTTGAGAGCATTGAATACCGTTCCTCGCAAAGTGTACGGGATCTCTTCTATAACCATCCTGCGTGCTTCAATCTTGGACAAATCTAGAATGTCGTCAATGATGGTGAGTAGACTGTTCGCCAGACTGTTAACAATATTCAACATCTCTCGCTGATATTGTGTCAAGTCCGTGTCTAGCGTCAGCTGCGTCATGCCGATAATACCGTTCATGGGTGTACGAATTTCGTGAGACATATTTGCCAGGAACTCGGATTTCGTTTTGTTGGCCAGCTCTGCCGCCTCACGAGCCTGTGTATTCCTCTGGATACTGTCCCGTAGATTGGACACCATCTGATTGATCTTTCGTTTGAGTTCGTCCATTTCGCCCGAAGCTTCCACTTCGACAAGTTTCGTGAAGTCTCCGTCTGTTGCCAAGTTCGTAATGTCTGAAAATGCACGCACTTGAGTTGTCTAATGAAGCAGTCAGTCGTCGGTTCTGTAACACAAAGACCCAATGTCGTAGACTGCTCCGCACTTACCAAATTACTAGCCATGGTATTCACATCAGTCGTGATCTCGCGCCAACGACCCTTCAAGCCGGCAGGATCTGCTTGCGCGCCCATCTTGCCGTCGACACCGACGTCTCTGGCCACTCTTTGCACTTCATTACAGAAATTGGAAAGCCTGTCAACCATGTTGTTTATCGTTTCTTTAAGGACGAGTATTTCTCCTTGGGCTTCAACCTCAATCTTCTGGCTCATGTCGCCATTGGCAATGGCTTGGGTGACGGTCGAGATACTGCGGACCTGTATCGTAAGATTTGAGGCCATGGTGTTGACATTTTCGGTGAGATCCTTCCATTTGCCTTCCACGTTGTCGACCTGGGCTTGTCCGCCGAGCGTGCCGTCAGTGCCGACTTCCCTGGCGACCTTGCTAACCTCAAAGGCGAAAGTGCCGAGGCGGTCCACCATGGTGTTGATAGTATTCTTCAGATCGAGAATTTCACCTCGGACGGGTACTCTTATCTTCTCCGTAAGGTCGCCGTTCGCCACAGCCGTTGTGACCTTGGCAATTGCGCGCACTTGTGTCGTTAAGTTCATGGCCATGCCGTTGACGTTCTCGGTGAGATCTCTCCAGGTTCCTTCGACATCATGAACAGTGGCTTGGCCACCAAGCCTGCCTTCCGTTCCTACCTCTCGGGCAATCTTGGTCACCTCGCGGGCAAATTGCTGGAGTTGCTTCACCATGGAGTTGATAGTAGACTTGAGATCAAAGATTTCTCCCCTGCAATCCGCTTGTACGTTTTGTGTAAGGTCGCCCTTGGCCACAGCAGTTGTTACCTTGATGATGTCTCGTACTTGTGTCGTTAAGTTGTTTGCCATTGCGTTGACGTTGACCGTTAGTTCATTCCACATGCCTTTGACTCCCTCGACGTCGGCTTGGCCACCAAGGATACCTTCAGTTCCTACATCGCGAGCTACTCGAGTGACTTCGGAGGCAAATGTTCTCAGTTGGTCTACCATGGTGTTGATCGTTTGTTGCAGTTGCAGGATTTCTCCTCTGGCGGGGCGTTCGATCTTCTTGGTCAGGTCACCGTGGGCGACAGCAGTGGTTACCGATGCGATTTCTCGCACTGCGGGTTGTTAGTAGGGTTCAAGATTGCGGTTTGCGCGTAGTTACTTGCCTTGATCTGTGAGATTTTGGGCCATAACGTTGACTGGAATAATTGGTTAGCAGAGAGACTCAATCAAAATCATGGGCCACAATCTAGGCGCACCATTGTCCGTCAACTCCTTCCAAGTACCGTCGACACCCTCGATGCGAGCCTGTCCGCCGAGCAAACCCTCGGTTCCGACCTCGCGGGCGACGCGGGAGACTTCGCTTGAGAAAACCTGTAGCTGATCCATCATAGTGTTGATTGTCCGTTTAAACGTGGTAATTTCAGGGTCCATTTCGACGGTGTTCATGCGGACCTTCTTGGAAAGGTCTCCGCGCGCAACGGCTGTGACGATCTCACCAATCTCTCGCAGGGCTTTCTGGAAGGCCTCGTTCGCCTTTTGGTGCTTCCATAGTTCCCGCTCCAGAGTCGCAACTCTCTCTTGTTCGATCTTGAAGAAAGCCTGTTCCTGGAGTTCCTTTTGCTCAAGGAGCTGGGCGGACACGCTGCTGATTTCCTGTCTTGCGCTAGAAATTCCTTTCTCCTGGTCAAGTACCTTCTCTTGCAAGCTCTCCAAGGCTTCGTCAGTCAGCGGGCTGTCTGCGAGGCTCGGATCGGCTGTGGCGGTACCTTCGCGTTGGAACTTGGTGGGCCCGGCGGCAACAGTGCGGCTGTTGGAGGATGATGGTGATGCGCCGTCGGAATCGTCGCCAAAGAGGGAACCGTGGACTTCGTTGGGCGTTTCCGGGAAAGCTACAGAGGCGTGGGCTCGACTCTCGAGCTTTTCGATTCTTTGGGCAAGCTTGGCAAGCTCGTTCTCGAGGCTTCGCTTGGCGGGGGTATCTCGACCTGGGAGCTCGATCCGCGCATCAACCTTGAAGGGAAGGGACATTGGCGTCGTGCCATCAGCGGCAAGGGATTGCACAATGGCCGCGGCAGCGGCCAATGCTGAGTCGTCGACCATGTTGAATTATTGTCTGTGGGTTGAATCTGCAAGCAGAGCAG from the Colletotrichum lupini chromosome 3, complete sequence genome contains:
- a CDS encoding hsp90-like protein, yielding MVDDSALAAAAAIVQSLAADGTTPMSLPFKVDARIELPGRDTPAKRSLENELAKLAQRIEKLESRAHASVAFPETPNEVHGSLFGDDSDGASPSSSNSRTVAAGPTKFQREGTATADPSLADSPLTDEALESLQEKVLDQEKGISSARQEISSVSAQLLEQKELQEQAFFKIEQERVATLERELWKHQKANEAFQKALREIGEIVTAVARGDLSKKVRMNTVEMDPEITTFKRTINTMMDQLQVFSSEVSRVAREVGTEGLLGGQARIEGVDGTWKELTDNVREIASVTTAVAHGDLTKKIERPARGEILQLQQTINTMVDQLRTFASEVTRVARDVGTEGILGGQADVEGVKGMWNELTVNVNAMANNLTTQVRDIIKVTTAVAKGDLTQNVQADCRGEIFDLKSTINSMVKQLQQFAREVTKIAREVGTEGRLGGQATVHDVEGTWRDLTENVNGMAMNLTTQVRAIAKVTTAVANGDLTEKIRVPVRGEILDLKNTINTMVDRLGTFAFEVSKVAREVGTDGTLGGQAQVDNVEGKWKDLTENVNTMASNLTIQVRSISTVTQAIANGDMSQKIEVEAQGEILVLKETINNMVDRLSNFCNEVQRVARDVGVDGKMGAQADPAGLKGRWREITTDVNTMASNLTTQVRAFSDITNLATDGDFTKLVEVEASGEMDELKRKINQMVSNLRDSIQRNTQAREAAELANKTKSEFLANMSHEIRTPMNGIIGMTQLTLDTDLTQYQREMLNIVNSLANSLLTIIDDILDLSKIEARRMVIEEIPYTLRGTVFNALKTLAVKANEKFLDLTYRVDSSVPDHVIGDSFRLRQIILNLVGNAIKFTEHGEVSLTIKKADPVVWACGPDQYAIEFIVTDTGIGIAADKLDLIFDTFQQADGSMTRKFGGTGLGLSISKRLVKLMGGDLWVKSQHGQGSEFHFTCRVRLSDLGVEIIEKQIKPYKGHEVLFVDKSQSGYGEQIETMLSLIGLKPVVVESEKNPILTSVRDAQAMPYDVIIVDSIDTARRLRSVDDFKYLPIVLLAPVVHVNLKSCLDLGITSYMTTPCTAVDLGNGMIPALENRATPSLADNTKSFEILLAEDNRVNQRLAVKILEKYHHVVTVVGNGLEAVEAIKAKKFDVILMDVQMPIMGGFEATGKIREYERSLGSHRTPIIALTAHAMMGDREKCIQAQMDEYLSKPLQQNHLIQTILKCATLGGQLLEKNRERDMAQQSRVKASSNEHPQSHLRPPLETRSFTSKEPIMGPSPASPAVATADQEDPISRALPNWDVQGQAQKKRKWNPE